In Candidatus Kaistella beijingensis, a genomic segment contains:
- a CDS encoding OsmC family protein — protein sequence MKIKLNRIDEDFLFECTNSNGNKILLDNTSKPDSKGVSPMESVLMAVAGCSGIDIVSILKKQRQEIKSFSAEVEGDRIQIGDAKPFKNIMVRFYLTGVVDIKKAFKAADLSFEKYCSVSKTLEPNVKVDWEVFVNGEKA from the coding sequence ATGAAAATCAAATTAAACCGAATCGACGAAGACTTTCTATTTGAATGCACAAATTCTAACGGAAATAAAATCCTTTTAGATAATACATCAAAACCTGATTCAAAAGGTGTCTCTCCGATGGAAAGCGTGTTGATGGCTGTTGCTGGATGCAGCGGAATCGATATCGTTTCAATTTTGAAAAAACAAAGACAGGAAATCAAAAGTTTTTCAGCCGAGGTTGAAGGTGACAGAATTCAAATTGGCGACGCAAAACCATTTAAGAACATCATGGTTCGATTTTACCTAACAGGTGTGGTCGATATTAAAAAAGCGTTCAAAGCTGCCGATCTTTCTTTCGAAAAATATTGTTCCGTCTCAAAAACTTTAGAACCCAATGTAAAAGTAGATTGGGAAGTTTTTGTTAATGGCGAGAAAGCGTAA
- a CDS encoding GNAT family N-acetyltransferase, producing the protein MRFENNRSGNGGFITLNNETDEIGRLTYTIFPDDHKLIISFVLVHPQFEGRGMGKFLVEDAIKFARENGWKIYPHCSYARAVMNRMDGVEDVLLQHLK; encoded by the coding sequence ATGAGATTTGAAAACAACAGATCCGGCAACGGTGGATTTATAACATTAAATAATGAAACTGACGAAATTGGACGCTTAACATATACCATATTTCCCGATGATCATAAATTGATTATATCATTTGTATTGGTTCATCCACAATTTGAAGGTCGAGGAATGGGCAAATTTTTGGTGGAAGATGCCATAAAATTTGCAAGAGAAAACGGTTGGAAAATTTATCCACATTGCTCTTACGCGCGTGCAGTAATGAACAGGATGGATGGGGTAGAAGACGTGTTGCTACAGCATTTAAAATGA
- a CDS encoding YebC/PmpR family DNA-binding transcriptional regulator produces the protein MGRAFEYRKASKMARWDKMAKTFSKIGKDIALAVKAGGPDPESNPALRRCIQNAKGANMPKDNVERAIKKASGADAENYEEITYEGYGQGGVAFFVECTTNNPTRTVANVRAIFNKFDGNLGKNGELAFIFDRKGIFSIEKSLIKMDWDDFEMEMIDGGAEEIESDDDEVMITTAFEDFGHLSHKLDELGIEVKSAELQRVANNTKEVSEEQFKANMKMLDRFEEDEDVQNVYHNMDITDEQMGTL, from the coding sequence ATGGGACGCGCATTTGAATATAGAAAGGCATCAAAAATGGCACGTTGGGATAAAATGGCCAAAACATTTTCCAAAATAGGTAAGGACATCGCACTTGCCGTAAAAGCAGGTGGACCTGATCCCGAATCAAATCCTGCACTAAGAAGATGTATCCAAAATGCGAAGGGTGCAAACATGCCAAAAGACAATGTGGAGCGCGCAATCAAAAAAGCAAGTGGTGCGGATGCGGAAAACTACGAAGAAATCACTTATGAAGGTTACGGACAAGGCGGTGTTGCATTCTTTGTGGAGTGTACCACCAATAATCCAACGAGAACTGTTGCTAACGTAAGGGCGATTTTCAATAAATTTGATGGAAATCTTGGAAAAAACGGCGAACTCGCTTTTATTTTTGACAGAAAGGGAATTTTTTCAATTGAAAAATCCTTAATAAAAATGGACTGGGATGATTTTGAAATGGAAATGATTGATGGAGGTGCCGAAGAAATAGAAAGCGATGATGATGAAGTAATGATTACAACAGCATTTGAAGATTTCGGTCATTTGTCGCATAAACTAGATGAACTTGGAATTGAGGTCAAAAGTGCAGAGTTGCAAAGAGTAGCCAATAATACCAAGGAGGTTTCTGAAGAACAATTTAAAGCCAACATGAAAATGCTTGACCGTTTTGAAGAAGATGAAGACGTTCAGAATGTTTATCACAATATGGATATCACAGATGAACAAATGGGTACGCTATAA
- a CDS encoding OmpA family protein, producing MKNLKLGISALALTVASTVFAQTTTNPWLIGVGAHGINHVAVGGKSLGSTLGTAFGGDDANRLYNINNFTITPPLSKLTVARNINKYLVLDWQTSVGNIDNKRINMGKEFFLMTGLGLQFKFNGLWNEESWFDPYLRVGANYMRHDYSGVTFPVTDYYHNITYPGFSDNQAFTQRRKDHFTVAGGLGSNFWITKNFGLGIQGDYVATPTDKSDVANFWQASASILFRFGQTDKDKDGILDKDDRCPDTPGLAEFQGCPDTDGDGIPDIDDQCPDVAGPKENNGCPWPDTDGDGVVDKDDACPTVAGPAENNGCPWPDTDGDGILDKDDACPTVPGLAQYNGCPKPKSVTASEVESELKNIYFDFNKATITPQSSARLDAAATIIKTDGGNYLLEGQTDKKGSEAYNLNLSQRRAEAVVKALDARGVDAGALKSIGVGEAKAVVPETATDAERQQDRKVVVRAIEDATEWGTYKKSDVVVPVKKAPAKKVVKKRK from the coding sequence ATGAAAAATCTAAAATTAGGAATTTCAGCATTGGCACTAACTGTTGCCTCTACTGTTTTCGCACAAACAACTACAAATCCGTGGTTGATCGGTGTAGGTGCACACGGGATAAATCATGTTGCTGTTGGAGGTAAAAGTTTGGGTAGCACACTTGGAACTGCTTTCGGAGGCGATGACGCTAACAGATTGTACAACATTAACAATTTTACAATTACGCCGCCACTTTCAAAATTAACTGTTGCAAGAAACATTAATAAGTATTTGGTTCTTGATTGGCAAACTTCTGTTGGTAATATTGATAACAAAAGAATCAACATGGGAAAAGAATTTTTCCTAATGACTGGTTTAGGTCTTCAATTTAAATTTAACGGTCTTTGGAACGAAGAGTCTTGGTTTGACCCATATTTAAGAGTGGGTGCTAATTATATGAGACATGATTATTCAGGCGTAACTTTCCCTGTTACTGATTATTATCATAATATCACTTATCCAGGTTTCTCTGACAATCAGGCGTTTACACAGAGAAGAAAAGATCACTTCACTGTTGCAGGTGGTTTAGGATCTAACTTCTGGATTACTAAAAACTTCGGGTTAGGTATTCAAGGTGATTATGTTGCTACACCAACTGACAAATCTGATGTTGCTAATTTCTGGCAAGCTTCAGCGTCTATCTTGTTCAGATTCGGACAAACAGATAAAGATAAAGACGGAATTTTAGATAAAGACGACAGATGTCCTGATACTCCAGGTTTAGCAGAGTTCCAAGGATGTCCTGACACAGACGGAGACGGAATTCCAGATATCGATGATCAATGTCCAGATGTTGCTGGTCCAAAAGAAAATAACGGTTGTCCTTGGCCAGATACTGATGGAGATGGTGTTGTAGATAAAGACGATGCTTGTCCTACTGTTGCTGGTCCAGCTGAAAACAACGGTTGTCCTTGGCCAGATACTGACGGTGACGGAATCTTAGACAAAGATGATGCTTGTCCTACAGTTCCAGGTCTTGCTCAATACAATGGTTGTCCAAAACCAAAATCAGTAACTGCCTCTGAAGTAGAAAGTGAATTGAAAAACATTTATTTCGATTTCAATAAAGCTACTATCACTCCGCAATCTAGCGCTAGATTAGATGCTGCAGCTACAATTATCAAAACTGATGGAGGTAACTATTTACTAGAAGGTCAAACTGATAAAAAAGGATCAGAAGCTTACAACTTGAACTTATCTCAAAGAAGAGCAGAAGCTGTCGTAAAAGCTCTTGATGCAAGAGGTGTAGATGCAGGTGCATTGAAATCTATCGGTGTTGGTGAAGCTAAAGCGGTAGTTCCTGAAACTGCTACTGATGCTGAAAGACAGCAAGACAGAAAAGTAGTTGTAAGAGCTATCGAAGATGCTACTGAATGGGGTACTTACAAGAAATCAGATGTTGTAGTTCCTGTGAAAAAGGCTCCAGCTAAGAAAGTTGTAAAAAAGAGAAAATAA
- the smpB gene encoding SsrA-binding protein SmpB produces MKIEKTVNIFNKRARFEYEILEEIEAGMVLTGTEIKSLRSSKASITEAFCQFVDGELYIINMMIDEYKLGTFYNHKSKRERKLLLHKRELQKFEKKLKDVGNTIIPLKLYINDKGKAKILIALGRGKKLFDKRESIKERENKRNLDRILKKS; encoded by the coding sequence ATGAAGATCGAAAAAACAGTAAATATTTTTAATAAACGCGCCCGATTTGAATACGAAATTTTGGAAGAAATCGAGGCGGGAATGGTTCTTACAGGAACTGAAATTAAATCTTTACGGTCTTCAAAAGCGAGTATAACGGAAGCGTTTTGTCAATTTGTTGATGGAGAATTATACATCATTAATATGATGATTGATGAATACAAATTGGGAACATTTTACAACCATAAATCAAAAAGGGAACGGAAATTGCTTTTGCACAAAAGAGAATTGCAAAAGTTTGAAAAAAAACTTAAAGATGTTGGCAATACTATAATTCCTTTAAAGCTCTATATTAATGATAAAGGAAAAGCCAAAATTTTAATTGCATTAGGTCGCGGTAAAAAACTCTTTGATAAACGAGAAAGTATAAAAGAGAGAGAAAATAAGAGAAATCTAGACCGTATATTAAAGAAAAGTTAA
- a CDS encoding ABC-F family ATP-binding cassette domain-containing protein has protein sequence MLTVSNLSLQFGKRVLFDEVNIMFTKGNCYGIIGANGAGKSTFLKILTGKQVPTTGNVSLEPGKRMSVLEQDHFAYDNFTVLETVLRGNKKLFDIKEEMDALYAKEDFSDEDGIKAGELGVIYDEMGGWNSESDAMTMLSNVGIKDDMHYQMMSELENKDKVKVLLAQALFGNPDVLILDEPTNDLDIDTISWLEDFLADYENTVIVVSHDRHFLDTVCTHIGDLDYSKLNLYTGNYSFWYQASQLATRQRQQQNKKAEEKKKELQDFIARFSSNVAKAKQATARKKMIDKLNIEDIKPTSRRYPAIIFDTEREAGDQILEVKDLEKTKDGELLFSNINLNLKKGDKVAIISKNSLAITEFFQILSGNSTADKGTFNWGVTTTQSYMPLDNQEFFKENINLVDWLRQFTRNDEERHEEFVRGFLGRMLFSGDEALKSCTVLSGGEKMRCMFSRMMLQKANILLMDEPTNHLDLESITTLNNSLSNFKGTVLLASHDHEMLETVCNRIVELTPKGIIDREMTYDEYLQDKKVKELQLEMYS, from the coding sequence ATGTTAACAGTATCTAATTTATCACTACAATTCGGAAAAAGGGTGCTATTTGACGAGGTAAACATCATGTTCACCAAAGGAAATTGCTACGGAATCATCGGTGCAAACGGTGCCGGAAAATCCACCTTCCTCAAAATATTAACAGGAAAACAAGTGCCAACAACAGGAAATGTGTCTTTAGAACCGGGAAAAAGGATGTCGGTTTTGGAGCAGGACCACTTTGCTTATGACAACTTCACTGTTTTAGAAACAGTTTTAAGAGGAAATAAAAAACTTTTCGACATCAAAGAAGAAATGGATGCACTTTACGCTAAAGAAGATTTCTCTGATGAAGATGGAATTAAAGCAGGTGAACTTGGAGTAATCTATGATGAAATGGGTGGTTGGAATTCAGAATCTGATGCAATGACGATGCTTTCTAACGTTGGAATTAAAGACGACATGCACTATCAAATGATGAGCGAACTTGAAAATAAAGACAAAGTAAAAGTTCTTCTCGCACAGGCTTTATTTGGAAATCCGGACGTTTTAATTCTCGACGAACCTACCAACGACCTAGATATCGACACGATTTCCTGGCTTGAAGATTTCCTTGCTGATTATGAAAATACCGTGATTGTGGTTTCGCACGACCGTCACTTCTTGGATACGGTTTGTACGCACATCGGTGATTTGGATTATTCAAAATTAAATCTATATACCGGAAATTACTCTTTTTGGTATCAAGCGTCGCAATTGGCAACAAGACAGCGTCAACAACAAAATAAGAAAGCAGAAGAAAAGAAAAAGGAACTTCAGGATTTCATCGCGCGATTTTCTTCTAACGTAGCAAAGGCAAAACAAGCAACTGCACGTAAAAAAATGATCGACAAATTGAATATTGAGGACATCAAACCCACTTCAAGACGTTATCCTGCCATTATTTTTGACACCGAAAGAGAAGCAGGTGACCAAATTCTTGAGGTGAAAGATTTAGAAAAAACGAAAGACGGCGAACTGCTTTTCTCAAATATCAATTTGAATTTAAAGAAAGGTGATAAAGTGGCAATTATCTCTAAAAACTCTTTAGCCATTACAGAGTTTTTCCAAATCCTTTCAGGAAATTCCACGGCGGACAAAGGAACATTCAATTGGGGAGTTACGACAACTCAATCTTATATGCCGCTTGATAACCAAGAATTTTTTAAAGAGAATATAAATCTTGTGGATTGGTTAAGACAGTTCACGAGAAATGACGAAGAACGTCACGAAGAATTTGTTCGCGGGTTTTTAGGAAGAATGCTGTTTTCTGGTGATGAAGCCTTGAAATCTTGTACCGTACTTTCCGGAGGCGAAAAAATGCGTTGTATGTTTTCTAGAATGATGTTGCAGAAAGCAAATATCCTTTTAATGGATGAACCAACCAACCACCTAGATTTGGAAAGTATCACCACTTTGAACAACTCACTGTCAAACTTTAAAGGAACTGTTCTTCTCGCTTCTCATGACCACGAAATGCTTGAAACCGTTTGTAACAGAATCGTAGAGCTTACTCCAAAAGGAATTATCGACCGCGAAATGACTTACGACGAATATCTTCAGGATAAAAAAGTAAAGGAACTTCAACTGGAAATGTATTCTTAA
- the recJ gene encoding single-stranded-DNA-specific exonuclease RecJ: MSQKWIYKPEPDEDIVDGISSSLGFGTFESKILVLRGIDNYQKAREFFKPNLNDIHNPFLMKDMQVAVDRIATAIENGEKILVYGDYDVDGTTAVALMYLYLSKIVEKKYLDFYIPDRNSEGYGISTEGIDFAKENGFSLIIALDCGIKALDKIEYAKNLGIDFIICDHHLPGEEIPDAVAVLDPKRKDCRYPFKELSGCGVGFKLCQGLNTIYKIPEAELFELTDLLAISIAADIVSMTGENRVLAKQGLKVLRKTRNLGLRMLIPEDKLATFEISNIVFEIAPKINAAGRISHGKAAVELMVSDNLKHAHQIVDEIVNLNDSRREMDMSSTTEALLQVVNTGQLSNFTTVVYGPDWNKGVIGIVASRLTETYYKPTLVFTDGNNGEMVASARSVSDFDVHDALEICSDLFLKFGGHPAAAGLSMEKDKFELFREKFEKVVAEKIQEHQKEPSISIDSDVEIDDLNKDFFNFHRKLAPFGPHNMKPVLVLKNQKVSGYVKTMGKDGSHLKFYIKQESTGRNIECVGFKLGKYADDFREKSFDIAFTAEENHWKGNVTYYLNIRDVKFHK, translated from the coding sequence ATGAGTCAAAAATGGATTTACAAACCGGAACCCGATGAAGATATTGTGGACGGAATCAGTTCGTCACTCGGATTTGGAACGTTTGAATCCAAAATCCTCGTTCTTCGTGGGATAGACAATTATCAAAAAGCCCGGGAATTTTTCAAGCCCAACCTCAACGATATTCACAATCCGTTTTTAATGAAAGATATGCAGGTCGCTGTTGACCGAATTGCAACGGCAATTGAAAATGGTGAAAAAATACTTGTTTACGGCGATTATGATGTTGATGGAACTACCGCGGTTGCGTTGATGTACCTTTATTTAAGTAAAATCGTCGAGAAAAAATACCTCGATTTTTATATTCCCGACAGAAATTCTGAAGGTTACGGAATTTCTACGGAAGGAATTGATTTCGCCAAAGAAAACGGCTTTTCTTTAATTATCGCCCTGGATTGCGGTATTAAAGCGCTCGATAAAATTGAGTACGCCAAAAATTTAGGAATCGATTTTATCATTTGCGACCACCATTTACCAGGCGAGGAAATTCCTGATGCGGTTGCAGTTTTGGATCCTAAAAGAAAAGATTGCAGATATCCTTTCAAGGAGCTTTCAGGTTGCGGAGTTGGTTTTAAATTGTGTCAAGGTTTAAACACTATTTATAAAATTCCTGAAGCCGAACTTTTTGAACTCACCGATTTACTCGCCATTTCCATTGCAGCCGATATTGTTTCAATGACCGGCGAAAACAGAGTTTTGGCAAAACAGGGATTGAAAGTTTTACGGAAAACGAGAAATCTTGGTTTAAGGATGTTGATTCCCGAAGACAAATTAGCCACATTTGAAATCTCGAATATTGTTTTTGAAATCGCTCCGAAAATCAATGCTGCAGGTAGAATTTCCCACGGAAAAGCCGCAGTAGAATTGATGGTTTCAGATAATTTGAAACATGCTCACCAAATTGTTGATGAAATTGTGAACCTCAACGATTCCCGCCGTGAAATGGACATGAGCAGCACAACCGAAGCACTTTTGCAGGTGGTGAATACCGGTCAACTTTCTAACTTCACCACAGTTGTTTACGGTCCGGATTGGAACAAAGGCGTAATTGGAATTGTTGCTTCAAGGTTGACCGAAACTTATTATAAACCGACTTTGGTTTTTACCGACGGAAATAACGGAGAAATGGTTGCTTCTGCACGTTCTGTTTCTGATTTTGATGTGCATGATGCTTTGGAAATCTGTTCCGACTTGTTCTTAAAATTTGGCGGACATCCCGCTGCAGCAGGACTTTCCATGGAAAAAGACAAGTTTGAACTTTTCCGTGAAAAATTTGAAAAAGTAGTTGCCGAAAAAATTCAGGAACACCAAAAAGAACCAAGTATTTCTATTGATTCTGATGTGGAAATTGATGACCTGAATAAAGATTTTTTCAACTTTCACCGCAAACTCGCCCCTTTCGGACCGCACAATATGAAACCTGTTTTGGTTTTAAAAAATCAAAAAGTTTCAGGTTATGTGAAAACGATGGGAAAAGATGGGAGTCACCTCAAATTCTATATTAAACAGGAATCTACCGGAAGAAACATCGAATGTGTCGGCTTCAAGTTAGGAAAATACGCGGATGATTTCCGTGAAAAATCCTTCGATATCGCATTTACTGCCGAAGAAAATCATTGGAAAGGAAATGTGACGTATTATCTGAATATTCGGGACGTGAAATTTCATAAGTAG
- a CDS encoding NAD(P)H-dependent oxidoreductase — MKKTLVIFAHPYFEYSTANLELIKMYDGVENLEFKDLYEEYPDFHIATFRERKRIRTFERLIFHFPLIWFGLPPLLKLWIDEVFDMKWISDEDHPLTNKDAAIIVTAGGKEEYYQKDGVYGTTIPELMKQLTLSLKVNNIEVKEFFALYNADDLKENELKEISQTIKTKLEIR, encoded by the coding sequence TTGAAAAAAACGCTCGTCATTTTTGCACATCCCTATTTTGAATACTCTACCGCAAATTTAGAGTTAATTAAAATGTACGACGGTGTGGAAAACTTGGAATTCAAAGACCTGTACGAAGAATATCCCGACTTTCATATTGCCACTTTTCGGGAAAGAAAAAGAATCCGCACCTTCGAGAGGCTAATTTTTCATTTCCCTTTGATTTGGTTCGGTTTACCGCCGCTTCTTAAACTTTGGATTGATGAAGTTTTTGATATGAAGTGGATTTCCGACGAAGATCACCCTTTGACTAATAAGGATGCCGCAATCATTGTAACCGCTGGCGGAAAAGAAGAATACTACCAGAAAGACGGGGTTTACGGAACCACGATTCCCGAATTGATGAAGCAACTTACCCTTTCTTTGAAGGTTAATAATATTGAGGTTAAAGAATTTTTTGCCCTGTACAACGCAGATGATTTGAAAGAAAATGAGTTGAAAGAAATTTCACAAACCATTAAAACGAAACTTGAAATCAGATGA
- a CDS encoding monovalent cation:proton antiporter-2 (CPA2) family protein, protein MNETSLAFTALIFLGAAIIMVPLVRKLGLSAVIGYILGGIIIGPFCLKLTGNDTDDIMHAGEFGVIMLLFLVGLEIEPRKFWTMRKRIIGMGLSQMVLTVVSLFLIFYVAKWRPDQALVAALCFALSSTAIVLQTLKEKNIFRTQAGEASFSILLFQDIAVIPILALLPIIAKKSADEENQILLQYLPDWLQPFSIILGVAALIFLGRYVFVPFLRYVSRSGMNELLAASSLFLVIGVSELMYAVGLSPALGAFLAGLMLANSEFRHELESQIEPFKGLLLAVFFVSVGSTINFFVIMQDPMFIFSTVIVVLLVKLLVLYGIGKFFKLKIDQNFLVAFALSQIGEFAFVLVNYSTQLYLLSPQLNAQLMAITAITMCVTPILLIINEKFIEPKKIFVKNMESESHEPIKKQRIIIVGFGFFGSTVGRLLRSTGTKATILDNDARRVNLLRSNGFKVYYGDATKPGMLRSAGAETADLLILCLDNFESNYSILEYAKKNFPQLKIFVRAKNRLEAYDFLNNGVDNIYRETLGTAVDMAVDVLKATGMRAYAARRLGRRFMLIDKAMVRKLAKEQLKDQVTFTLKDSLDQEAKLLAEDSHSFDESQWNDNEEYLN, encoded by the coding sequence ATGAACGAAACTTCACTCGCCTTCACCGCATTGATTTTTTTGGGTGCCGCAATCATCATGGTTCCGCTTGTGCGAAAATTAGGATTGAGTGCGGTGATCGGTTATATTTTGGGCGGAATTATCATCGGTCCTTTCTGTTTAAAGTTAACAGGAAATGATACGGATGACATTATGCATGCCGGCGAATTCGGGGTGATTATGCTGCTTTTTTTGGTAGGTTTAGAAATCGAACCACGAAAATTTTGGACGATGCGAAAACGAATTATCGGGATGGGTTTAAGTCAGATGGTTTTAACGGTCGTTTCGTTGTTCCTGATTTTTTATGTGGCAAAATGGCGTCCTGATCAGGCTTTGGTTGCAGCATTGTGTTTTGCGCTTTCCTCGACTGCGATTGTTTTGCAGACTTTGAAGGAGAAAAATATTTTCCGTACACAGGCAGGAGAAGCATCATTTTCAATTTTGCTTTTTCAGGATATTGCGGTGATTCCAATTTTGGCATTGCTTCCGATCATTGCTAAAAAGTCTGCGGATGAAGAAAACCAAATTCTGCTTCAATATCTTCCTGATTGGTTGCAGCCGTTTTCAATTATTCTCGGCGTTGCCGCTTTGATATTTTTAGGAAGATATGTTTTCGTTCCTTTTCTGCGCTACGTTTCACGTTCGGGAATGAATGAACTTTTAGCGGCCTCTTCATTATTTTTAGTCATCGGAGTTTCGGAATTGATGTATGCGGTTGGATTAAGCCCCGCTTTAGGAGCATTTCTCGCAGGATTGATGTTGGCGAATTCTGAATTCCGTCACGAGTTGGAAAGTCAGATTGAGCCGTTCAAAGGATTGCTTCTCGCCGTATTTTTTGTGAGCGTAGGTTCTACGATTAATTTCTTTGTCATCATGCAGGATCCGATGTTTATCTTCTCAACGGTGATCGTGGTTCTGCTCGTGAAATTATTGGTTTTATACGGTATAGGAAAGTTCTTTAAACTTAAAATTGATCAGAATTTCTTGGTAGCATTCGCACTTTCGCAAATCGGGGAATTTGCGTTTGTATTGGTGAATTATTCTACACAACTGTATTTGTTAAGTCCGCAACTTAATGCGCAGTTGATGGCGATTACAGCGATTACAATGTGTGTAACTCCTATTCTTTTAATCATTAATGAAAAATTTATCGAGCCTAAAAAGATTTTCGTTAAAAATATGGAATCGGAAAGTCATGAACCCATCAAAAAGCAGCGAATTATTATTGTGGGTTTCGGCTTTTTTGGGAGTACAGTCGGAAGGTTGTTGCGATCGACAGGAACTAAAGCAACGATTCTCGATAATGACGCGCGAAGAGTAAATTTATTAAGAAGTAATGGTTTTAAGGTATATTATGGTGACGCTACTAAACCCGGAATGCTGCGTTCAGCCGGTGCAGAAACGGCAGATTTGCTCATTTTGTGTCTCGATAATTTCGAAAGTAATTACTCCATTCTTGAATATGCCAAAAAGAATTTCCCCCAATTGAAAATTTTTGTGCGTGCAAAAAACCGTCTTGAAGCTTATGACTTTCTGAATAACGGGGTCGATAACATTTACAGGGAAACTCTTGGGACCGCTGTTGATATGGCAGTTGATGTTTTAAAGGCAACGGGAATGCGAGCTTATGCCGCAAGAAGACTAGGCAGAAGATTTATGCTGATTGATAAAGCAATGGTTCGAAAGCTCGCCAAAGAACAGTTGAAAGATCAGGTCACTTTTACTTTAAAAGATTCTTTGGATCAGGAAGCTAAACTTTTAGCAGAAGACAGTCACAGTTTTGACGAGTCGCAGTGGAATGATAATGAGGAGTATTTGAATTGA
- a CDS encoding DUF2851 family protein has protein sequence MNEKLLQYLWNFKIFKNFDFKDVDGNHLEILDFGKWNFDSGPDFLYSKIKTKDLVLVGNIELHVKSSDWIFHQHSGNPEFENLILHAVFIHDVEIPELRDKNIPTLELKEYIDQSLLWKYESMLKENQFMPCESIFDAKKIPFNFWEESILKKLDEKSIEIEESLKNNRNNYEAVLFQNLSYAFGLKVNAPIFKQMAESLDFTTVNKIRQNQTQLEALFFGISDWLNQPQDDQMKIWKREFDFLNSKFELSKLRFNPKFSKLRPPNFPTIRLSQLASLYHLNQNLFSKLISTKKIDEIYEIFKEVKASEYWNNRFNFAKISPVDGEKYITKDFVDLLLINAILPIKYTYNKNADENINDEILDFYLNISPEKNTIIDGWKMLKVPVLNALETQALLFHYKNYCQKKNCLNCGIGFQLLKKIE, from the coding sequence GGAAACCATTTGGAAATTCTCGATTTCGGGAAATGGAACTTCGATTCGGGACCTGATTTTCTTTACAGTAAGATTAAAACGAAAGATTTAGTTTTAGTAGGAAATATTGAGCTTCATGTGAAATCTTCCGACTGGATTTTTCATCAACATTCAGGAAATCCCGAGTTTGAAAATTTAATTCTTCATGCAGTTTTTATTCATGACGTTGAAATTCCAGAATTAAGGGATAAAAATATTCCAACGCTTGAGCTAAAAGAATATATCGACCAATCTTTGCTTTGGAAATATGAGTCGATGCTCAAGGAAAATCAATTTATGCCTTGTGAAAGTATTTTTGATGCGAAGAAAATCCCATTCAACTTTTGGGAAGAGTCTATTTTGAAAAAATTGGACGAAAAATCGATTGAAATTGAAGAATCTTTAAAGAACAATAGAAACAATTACGAAGCAGTTCTCTTTCAAAATTTGTCTTATGCATTTGGATTAAAAGTGAATGCTCCAATTTTCAAACAAATGGCAGAAAGTTTGGATTTCACAACCGTCAATAAAATCCGTCAAAATCAAACGCAACTTGAAGCGTTGTTTTTTGGAATCAGCGATTGGCTAAATCAGCCCCAAGACGATCAAATGAAAATTTGGAAACGTGAATTTGATTTCCTCAACTCTAAATTTGAACTTTCAAAACTTCGTTTCAACCCAAAATTCTCCAAACTTCGTCCACCAAATTTTCCAACGATTCGGCTTTCCCAATTGGCGTCGCTTTATCATTTGAATCAGAATCTGTTTTCCAAATTAATTTCTACGAAAAAGATTGATGAGATTTACGAGATTTTCAAAGAGGTGAAAGCAAGTGAATATTGGAACAACCGTTTTAACTTCGCGAAAATTTCGCCTGTAGATGGGGAGAAATATATAACTAAAGATTTCGTTGACCTGCTTTTAATCAATGCAATTTTGCCGATAAAATACACTTATAACAAAAATGCGGACGAAAACATTAATGATGAAATTTTAGATTTCTATCTAAATATTTCCCCTGAAAAAAACACCATTATCGATGGCTGGAAAATGTTGAAAGTTCCTGTTTTGAACGCTTTGGAAACTCAGGCGCTACTTTTTCATTATAAAAATTACTGCCAAAAGAAAAACTGCCTGAATTGTGGAATCGGATTTCAACTTTTAAAAAAAATAGAATAA